DNA from Deltaproteobacteria bacterium:
GCTTCTGAGGAGCAGAGATACACCACGGTCGGCCGATTACACCCGGGGATTGATATAAAGATTCTGGACGACTCCGGAAAACAGGTTGAGCCGGGAGGCGTGGGAACACTCTGGTTCAAAGGCCCAGGGAACTCTATCGGATACTATAAGGATATCGAGAAGACCATGACTGAAGCCTTTGATAAGGATGGGTTTGCCACACCGGGGGATCTGGTCACCCTGGCCGAAGACGGCTACTTGAAAATCATGGGCAGAAAAAAGAATATCATCATCCGCGGCGGACAGAATATCTATCCCAAAGAAATCGAGGATTATCTTCTGACCAGTCCCAAGGTAACCAATGTGGCCGTTGTGCCTATGCCCGACCCGACCATGGGCGAGAAGGCTTGTGCCTTCGTGACGCTCAAGAAGGGTGAACATCTCAGTTTCGCGGAGATGATCGATTTTTTGAAGACCAAAAAAATCGCCCCTTTTAAGCTCCCCGAAAGGCTGGAGGTATTGGAAGCCCTGCCTCTCGTGGGGGAAAGCGGCAAGATCGACAACAAGGCCATGGTTAAGATCGTTACGGAAAAGCTTAAACAGGAAGGCCAGATCCAATGATCTCTTGGCGGAGGCCGAGTTGTAATCATGTCTGTCAAATCTGAGACCCGAAAGAAAAAAAATATCCTCTTCGTCTGTTGCGGCAATCGGGAAAGAAGTTTAATCGCTGAAAACCTGCTTGGCCGGAAACTGGAAATGAAATGTCCTCAACTCTCAGAGAAGGTGGATATCGGTTCGGCGGGTATCTTCCCCAAGGCCTACCTGGAGCAGGCCCGAAAACTCGGGGTCACTTTTGTGGCCCCTTATTTCGGGAAAAGCCCCAACATCTATGCCGCCAAGTACCTGGCCGGGAAGGGCATAGATGTTTCCCTATACCATTCCAGAGAACTGACCAAAAGAATGCTCAGGAAGGCCGATCTGGTCCTGGCCATGGACAGGGTCTTAAAAAACGAAATACTCGGCCTGCAGGCTAAGACTTCGGCTGAGATAGGGGTCTTGAAGGAGTATATCTTTGGCCCTGACTGCCCGCATCCGAATATCGGCGATCCCATGAAATTTCCGGAAATCGACCCAAAAACCGGGGCCTGGATCTGGCCGGAAGGCTATGCCGACGATTATATCCTGGAAATAGAGCGATGCTTCTCCCAAGGGTTGGAAAAATTCGTGGACTTTATTGAAGGTTAGATTATGGACAAAAATATCCTGATTATGGCCACCCTGGATACCAAGGAAGAAGAGGTCAGGTATTTGCAGGAGAAGATCCGGTCCCTGGGGCTTAATCCACATATCATGGATATGGCCATGCGGGGGGGAAAACCTTCCAGGGCGGATATCACTCCGGGCCAGATAGCGCAAGCCGGCAGAAGCAGCTTAGAGGAAATACACAACTCCTGCGATCGGGAGGCGGTTACCAGGATCATGCTCAAGGGGGCTAAACGTCTTGTCCTGGAGCGGTTCGAAAAGGGTAAAATCGATGGTACCATTGCTATCGGAGGCTCCAGCGGATCTCTGATGGCCACAGAAATTATGCATTCTCTTCCCTTCGGGATTCCCAAGGTCATGGTTTCCTGTACGGCGTCCATTCCCGGTCTTTCTACCAAGTACATCAAAACCTCCGATTTGGTTCTTTTTCATTCGGTCATAGAAATATTCGGCCTTTCGGATATCCTGAAAAACATCCTGGACCGGGCCGCCTGTGCCCTGGCGGGAATGGTCCAGGGGGTGGTCACACTGCCGGTATCCAATAAAAGCAAGGCCATCGCCATGACCATGCTCAGCCCTTCTGAACGGTGCGCTGCAGCGGTGAAAGCGGCTCTTGAAAAAGAAGGTTTCCAGGTCATCGGCCTTACCGCCACCGGGGTCGGGGACCGGGCCATGGAAGATATGATTGCACAGGGTTTCTTTCAGGGCGTCATTGATCTCACGCCCGGGGGAGTGGGGGAGCATCTTTTCGGTTTTATGCGGGATGCCGGGCCGCATCGATTGGAAGCGGCCGGAAGGAAAGGCATCCCCCAGATCGTTTCGACCTGCAGCGTGAACCATATGACGCCGGCCAAGTCCAAATATAAACCGGAATACCATGAGCGGCGTAAATACAACCTGGACGGTTTTCGAACCTGGTTACGTCTTTCACCGGATGAACTGCGGCAGGTTGCCGGAGTCTTTGCGGAAAAACTGAATTCCGCCAAAGGGCCTGTCAAGATCATGATCCCGCTGCAAGGCTGGTCATCGGTGGATAGGCCGGGAACTCCCACCTATGATCCCGAAGAAGACCGCCTATTTTCCGAGGAACTCCGTCGCAGGCTGAACCCGGAAATCGGGATCATCGAGGTTGATGCCAATCTGGAGGACCCGCTATTCGCCGAGGCCGTTTCCAGGGAGGCCTTAAGCCTCTTTACACAAAGGCCATCTCAGACTCCTGATCTATAGGAAAGGTCTTCGACTTTCCGGGCTATGATTCTTCCTGGAATCTTTGGCTATTTTTTCGAAAAAGACTCTATACGATCATGGAAAGCTCCGGAGAAGATCATGAGCACCTGGTTCCGGTTTTCCACTTCAAGGGCCGAGGCCAAAGAAGCGGTCTCCAGGTTATGATCCAAAACCTTTTTAGTCAGCTTCAGACCGCCGACACTCTTATTGATCATCATCCGGGCATAGATCAAGGCCTCTTGGACCAATTTTTCGTGGTCCACTACTTTACTGACCAAACCCATTCGCTCGGCTTCATGGGCCAGGACTTTTCGACCGGTCAGGAGAATTTCTGACGCCCGGGAGAGGCCGATCAACCGGGGAAGCAGATAAGAAGACCCCATCTCCCCACCGGAAAGACCGATATTGATAAAGGAGGCTACGAAATAGGCCTCCGGCGAGGCCAGGCGAATATCGGCCCCCAGGGCCAGGGCCATTCCCCCTCCGGCAGCCGGTCCGTTCACCGCGGCGATCACCGGCTGGGGGATATTCCGGAGGCCCGAAATGAGACCGGCATACCTTTCCTGGACCAGTCGGAGAAACGATTCCGGATTGGATACGGCAGCGCTGTTGCTACCGGCCTCGCTCAGGTCAGCACCGGAACAAAACCCACGTCCCTGACCGGTAAGGATAACAACCCTCAGGGAATCGTCCTTCGCTAACATCGTGAACAGCTCATCCAATTCCTCGACCATCTCCCTATTCATGGCATTCAGTTTTTCCGGCCGGTTCAAGGTGATAAGCCCTACTTGTGGTTCTATCTCTTCGAACAAAAAAGTGTTGTAAGCCTTTAATTCCATATACATTTCCCCTTCTTCGACGAGAAGTCAATTATGGATTGCGGGTTTATTCTGAATTCCGGCTCCTGGATTCTGGATTCCAAACTTCTACAACTTGAACTTTCCCTTAAAGTACGTGTCTTTAACGCTCTTGGCTTTGGTTTTCCCCCAGGATTCCACCCCCATTTTCTTGATCAAACACAAATTAAAAACCTTGGTATTGTGCGGGACCTGCGAGGCCCGGTCTGCATAGGGATGGAGGTGGTCGCAGGGGAAATCGGAACAGTCCCCGCAAAAATCAAGACCTTTCTTGTCAATGCATCGATAAACCTGACAGGGTTCGACCATGTTTAGAAAGGGAATCGTCCCATTATGCGCACGGCATCCCTGACAAACGGCCTTTTCCTCGGCGATTCCCAAATTCCCGGCGATCTTTTGCCGTAGATCCGGATTTTCCTGGGCGATATAAACCGGGCAATTGAAACAATCCAATCCGCAAGGTGCGGTCATCTGTAAATAATCCATAACGTCTCCTTTTCAGTGTCGATAGCTTCTCTGATCTTAGATTATCCGATACATTTAAATTCTTAGCCCCAAACGATGGGTCCTGAAAATTCATGGATCGCCTCTTCGTTTGAACCTGCTGGATTCTACCGGCGACCAGACTACCTCATCCTAAAAACAATATCAAATAATAACGCATTATAAATATTACATTAAAAGCATAATTAGTCATTAGAGCACTAATTTTAGTGCTTATTTATTATTCAATCGTTCTTTATCTCTTTCCCCTCATTCTTCGGTACGTTTTGGGAAATCATTTGCGATAACCAGGCATTGAAAAGGTTTCCGCTCGTTGAGGCCTCTCCACTCCCAACCAGGACCTGGGGCACAATCTGAATCTTACCGGCCGCTATCTCCTGAATAAGTTTGATTATCGCTACATTCTGCTGACCAATAGCCTCCTTCTGAGCATTGTAAGCAGCGGCAATCCCGTCGCCCTCGATCTTACTTTTGTAAGAATTACCGTCAGCCACCAGTATGGTGGATTCTTTGGTACCTTGAGCTACCAGAATTGTGGATTCCTTAGTACCTTGAGCTTGAAGAATCACGGAGCGTCTATTGCCGTCAGCTTCCTTAACTTTGGCTTCGGCCCTATCATTATTGATGTCTATAGATAATTTGGCATCAATAACATCTTTCTGCTTATCAGCCCGGGAGGATTTTTCCATGACCGCGATGCGTTTTTCTTGAGCCAGCGCCTCCTGGTCATACTGGGCTTGCTGCTGATTGGCGATCTCCTTCTTGGTTTGAGTGTCCAGCAAATCCTTAGGTATATCGATATAGGCAATGAGTAGGTTTTGGGCCTCAACGTTGTACTCGGAAAATCTCTCCTTGGCGTGGGCCAGTGCCTCGGTCTGTAAGTCCGTCCGGCTTTGGAAAAAGTCAATCGCTTTCTTCTCGCCGGCTTTATTCCTGAAAGAGGAATCGATCAGCGGATGGACGATTTGATCGATCAGATTGGCCACGGACCCGAATCTGGCTATGATGTAGGCTGCATTGCCGGGTTGAATTCGAATCACCATGCGAACATTGACTTCCAGTTGAAAGCCGTCTTTAGAAGTCACCTTCAAGGGGTCAAAACTGTACAGGACCCCCGCGGCCTTAGCCTCCGTTGGTTTAACTCCCTTGACCTCTGTCCCGATTCTTCCCTCGGTTGCCCAATCGATGGTAACGGCGGAAGTAGGCACTTGATAAGCGGAAAAAGCAATGGCATTCAGATTGTATTTCCCAGGTGCTATCGGCTCTCTCCAGATGCCGCGAGTGTATTTATCGGTTATCAGTATTTTCTCAACATCTTCATGGATCGGACCACTGAATTTTCCTTCACCGGTAGGTCGATCAGGCCCTTCGGGTGTCCTCTCCAACTCCAACCCCACGTTGGACCTGATTACTGCCACATAACCTGGAAGGACCTCGGCTACACTTTCAACTTTAATATCAAATAAGTCCGGATTGATGTAATATATTCCCGGTTGCAGGGTATCCAACTGTGGCCCCCGGTATCCTTTGCTATCGATAAAGAGCTGCCCATTTTGATAAGCTTTGTGGTCTGCTTCGGTACCGTCATCATTTAGAGCCTTCGGGGCGATGACATAGCCAGTCGGCAGGGGAATGCCATCTTTAGCAACGGCGATACCGATGGTATTCTCAGCTACTTTTACCGCGGGAGCTTTGGTAATATTGAACAGCCTGGAATTGATCCGGTAGGTGCCTGGACGTAGAATTCCAACCTGCGGTCCCTTCTTCCCATGGTTGGCTAAGAACATCTCCGCGTCTTGAAATTGATTACACTCGACTTCGTCGGCTAACACTCTACCTTTAGGGAGCGGCTCGCCGTCAATGGATTCGACGATACCGATACTGGCAATATCCACCGTCACTACTGGAACTTTGGTAAATGACCAGACTATGGGCAGCCTCCAATAGAGCCCGGGCATCAAAGTGCTCGCCTGAACCCCGATTTCCCCATGACGGGCGATTATTTGTCCTTCAGGCATTTTTTTGCCAAACATGTTCTTAGTAAGGATGCCGACTTGATTGGCCCCAATCAAACAAAAACCGCGAAGGATAAGGAGCAGAGCAATAAAAACGACCAAATATAAGACGAACCATCCTATCATTCCTGTCATTGGTTTTGTTTCTCCTTTCTATTTTTTCTCAATGCCCTTCGGGCTTAGAGTAACCTAAATGTCCACCCTTAAGCGAAATTCAATTCCCACGCCGGTACCCCAGAGAAAGGTTGGGTCCGGAAAAGGTTAAACCGTCTGCAACGCGCCTGTGGCTGACACGTAATCACATCCTGCCGAGAGTTTCATCCCGCTTCCAGCGGCGGAGCACCGGCACCAGGATCTCCCTGAACTCGTCGCGCCAGCGCACCCAACGCCCGGGATAGGGGACCACGATGCGCACCCCGCTCCAAGCTGCGACCCCCTCCGCCCGTGCGCTATTCTCATTGATCGAACGGAGCAACACGACGATCGCGAGTGGGCGCAGCCGGCGCACTGTTTCCGCAAGCCTCGCCTCACCCATCCGGCGCACCTTCTTGCGCTCCCGGGGCTCGAGACGATCCACCGGACGCCCGCACAGGTCCACCAGATAACACCCGAGGTCGCAAAAGACTGCCAGGAAATCGCGGCCCCGGAGCCGGGGGAAGGCCTCCTCGAAGGTGGTCGAGAGCGCCCGGTAGAGCCCCGAATCCCTTCGATAGAAGAATGCCCCCGAAGCAGGCGGGGCCTCCCCTACGAAGAGGACGCGAACCCGTTCTGGCCGATAGGACTCGCGCAAGCGTTCACGGTCGTTCTTCACTCGACCCCTCCTTCAGCGATCCTTGCCGACGAACCGGTCCCTTACCAGGGAAATGCGTTCGCCGTCCCTGTTCAACAACCCCCCAAAATGGATTGAATTATCGCCTTTTGTTCTTCAGCCGGCACTTCGGCTGTCCGTTCCGCCACCTTCCGACCATTCTTGAACAGATACAGGGTCGGATACCGCTCAACATTCAGATTCTTTTTGGTCTGCGGATTTTTATCGACATCCATTTGCCGAAAACAAACCTGCTTAAACTCCGGCAATTCCGAGCAATCATTTATAACAGGCATGATCCGTCTGCAGTCCCCGCACCAGGGGGCATAAATCAATAAAAGAACGGGCTCTTCGTTTCCGACAACTTCTTTTTCAAAAGCAACATCTCCAATTTCTTTAACCATTCCAAAATCCCCTTTCCTCCGGAGGCCGGTTCGAACGGTTTGCTCAGGTCCTTCGCCTGAAAAAAAATACCATACTTTTTAATATTCGGCAAATTTAATGGAGTTTCCTTTAATTCGGAAATGGGAAAACACAGGGGGTGTTCTCTCTTGCAAACAAAATTTCACCAGATTTATTAACGATACAGAAAGAATTTCTTTTTTTATTTGTTGGATTTGGTTGTGTTGGTTTTTAGTTGGGGCCGGACCCAATGCTACCCCTCGATGGGTGATATGCCAGATCTGGTGGGGAATAAAATGTCGCTTTGCTCTTGCCATACGTTTTTCCGAAAAGCCACCTTTTTGCCCTTAAAAACGCAATATAGACCATTTTTAGAGGACAAAATTAACAATGACATTCATTATATCAAATAGTTCGCGTGGCCCGACTCCCCGCTATTAGCAGCGGGCCTCCCGCTGTGAGGCGCGGTAATGCAAAGAAACGACTCAACGGCATAAAAGCGCATCAGCCAAGCGGTTGTTGCCGGGTCCTCTGGCGTAGCCTGAAACCAATATTCAAACACCCCCTCCCCGATGACCTTTGGCGACTTCGACACAAGCCTCGCCACGGTTTGGCCGATAGTTGAGCGTATATCTGAATCGATCCCTGTGAGACCGGACTCTGCAAATGAGCAAACCTCGTGGGTACTCGGCAGGCGCGTACCGAATTCCTTGAAGTACAGCCCTTTGACGATTCGGTCAGCAACTCGGCCAAGGCGCTC
Protein-coding regions in this window:
- a CDS encoding Tm-1-like ATP-binding domain-containing protein, yielding MDKNILIMATLDTKEEEVRYLQEKIRSLGLNPHIMDMAMRGGKPSRADITPGQIAQAGRSSLEEIHNSCDREAVTRIMLKGAKRLVLERFEKGKIDGTIAIGGSSGSLMATEIMHSLPFGIPKVMVSCTASIPGLSTKYIKTSDLVLFHSVIEIFGLSDILKNILDRAACALAGMVQGVVTLPVSNKSKAIAMTMLSPSERCAAAVKAALEKEGFQVIGLTATGVGDRAMEDMIAQGFFQGVIDLTPGGVGEHLFGFMRDAGPHRLEAAGRKGIPQIVSTCSVNHMTPAKSKYKPEYHERRKYNLDGFRTWLRLSPDELRQVAGVFAEKLNSAKGPVKIMIPLQGWSSVDRPGTPTYDPEEDRLFSEELRRRLNPEIGIIEVDANLEDPLFAEAVSREALSLFTQRPSQTPDL
- a CDS encoding enoyl-CoA hydratase/isomerase family protein; the protein is MELKAYNTFLFEEIEPQVGLITLNRPEKLNAMNREMVEELDELFTMLAKDDSLRVVILTGQGRGFCSGADLSEAGSNSAAVSNPESFLRLVQERYAGLISGLRNIPQPVIAAVNGPAAGGGMALALGADIRLASPEAYFVASFINIGLSGGEMGSSYLLPRLIGLSRASEILLTGRKVLAHEAERMGLVSKVVDHEKLVQEALIYARMMINKSVGGLKLTKKVLDHNLETASLASALEVENRNQVLMIFSGAFHDRIESFSKK
- a CDS encoding thioredoxin family protein yields the protein MVKEIGDVAFEKEVVGNEEPVLLLIYAPWCGDCRRIMPVINDCSELPEFKQVCFRQMDVDKNPQTKKNLNVERYPTLYLFKNGRKVAERTAEVPAEEQKAIIQSILGGC
- a CDS encoding DUF3795 domain-containing protein gives rise to the protein MDYLQMTAPCGLDCFNCPVYIAQENPDLRQKIAGNLGIAEEKAVCQGCRAHNGTIPFLNMVEPCQVYRCIDKKGLDFCGDCSDFPCDHLHPYADRASQVPHNTKVFNLCLIKKMGVESWGKTKAKSVKDTYFKGKFKL